DNA sequence from the Acipenser ruthenus chromosome 8, fAciRut3.2 maternal haplotype, whole genome shotgun sequence genome:
TGTATACAGTACAAAAAACTAACATTTAATAGGGTGAACCTCATGCTACCGATCAATGTAGGTAttgatgaaaatgaaaatgtatttatcgGGCACCTCCTATCTTGTGAAAACCGTTGTATCACGTAAAACACATAACACGTTTAATTAGTCTATTCTTTTTAACATCATTGAACTTATTTTAAGTTTCTTTCCACTCTAAGACATAACATCAACAGTAGATGTGTACAAGTGAATGTAATATTTAGATTTGCTTTCATGAATGTCATCAACAGGTTTCTTGACTGGAATGCAGCCAGGTGGATATATAGCTTTAGCTGGAGATCAATTCATAATGCAATGTGCTTCACTAAATCAATCAGTTATCTATAATGATTCCGAGAGCTATCAAAACAAGGTTGCATGGTTTCGACATTATCAGAATGGGGGCCAGGCACAGCTGGTTGGCAATGGACACGAGAACGTTATCCTGAAAGGAAATTTCTTATGGTTTACAAAACTGGAAACTATTCACTCAGGGGTATATTCCTGTCAAATAAGGTAGGGTTACATTTctgggaattatttttttttaacattcttaCACATACCACACTGAAGTAGTGTTAGCTATCAAAAATGATGCTCAGTTTTAACTGCCTCTGTTAATTTCTATTTGAGTATGCAATAAAGGCTGATTTTGATTCAGTGTTTTAACTTAAGTTCTGATTACATTCTAGCATTGTTGGGTCAATACAAAGGGgttggtggaaaaaaaaaaaaaacacgttctcTGAGCAGTAAAAAATGATCTGTTAAGAAGAGTTCCAACAGATTTTGCTATTTGTGGAAAAAGCTCAGTCAGCTGTGACAAAAGATACATTGAGTATCAGATGATAAAAACCTTTCTTTACAATTTTGTATTAACACTCATGTCCTCTGCACATTTTTCTTGAATGAATTACAGGGATGAGAAGATATACCTCACATTAGCTGTTAAGCAGAAAAACAAGACACACTGCCAGGATTATGCACACAGCACAGTAGACCTACTGTCTGGTAGCGGTGATTCAATAACCTGTCCTATGACTTGTTACAGTGCTTCGGGACATTTGCCTGTGAGATGGTACAAGGTACAGTAATGGCATGTTATTGCTAAGTATTGGTACCTTTCTAAGATTCAAGTTCAGTTTGCTTTGTGGACACAAATTATCCCAAACATTTGACATAAACAATGAATATAAGTAATATACATAGTAGCTGTATAACTGTTTTTGTATTCTCATTATTCAGAATGGGAAACCTGTGAAATTGAACAAAAACAGACCAACGCTGGAACTTGAAAATGAAAAACTTGTACTAAAGACGGTCTATATAACAGACGCTGCCAATTATACATGTGATTTAAACTACAGTGAAAACAATACTCTGTGGATTGTGAGAAGAATGTTAACAGTCAGAGTTTTTGGTAAGTGCTTTTAGGTTGTTGTTACTAACAAATGGTATATTCAGTGGTTTTAAGGTGGTGTTCAGCAAGATTTTGACTAGAagactttctcaatgtcttcaatgttttAGAGTATCAAAATTAAAGTAAGTTTTACCTAATGAGCTACTGAAACAGTCTCATTTATATTAACCATGTTGGCAAGCTTGCAGATGTGCTTCCTGTATTTGCATTAAGCCCAGAATTAAGAAGTACAGGTCATTTTCTTTTTGCTGTAGATTGGAATGCTTACTCATATATGGGTAAGATGGGTTAAGAATACGTGTTGCCCaccttttaaaatctttttttgtttcttatattTTTTGTGCTTCACAGGACAAGAAACCAAGAGACCACCATCTATTCTCAACCTCAATGGTGTGAAGACTATTGAAGCAGAACTTGGTAAGATTTGAGTTATTCACAGGATTATATAGGTAATACATTGCATTTGTATGTTACTTTGTCTGTGCTCAACAAagcaccattttttaaaaataaaaagaacaatgtAGTGTGGTATAGTACTCTAgtagtgtttcttttttataattctgtattgttgtttttgttatttaccaGGTTTACTTCTACCTACTTCTTATAAATGATATACGGTTTCTTAAGCACTCTTGTTTGTCGGTTTTATAACCTTTGTCTGtcgttttgaaataaatacaagctaattaaagatttaaacagaattaaAGAGTTAAcacttttcaaagaaaaaacTTCCAAAGAAGAATCTTCCAAAGACAAACTATTCCCTGGTCTCTCTTGAGCAGTGTTTttgataagcttttttttttcataattaatcAATCTTAATTGGAATAGTGAGGCtggtttgcaataaaaaaaaaaaaaagtatccttatatttgaattaaatatatGTACCTTTACAGGGAAATCTGTAACACTGGAGTGCAGAGTTAATTTTGGTTTTGAAAGAAACTTTACACCTACAATTAAATGGTTAGTCAATAACAATGACAACTCAACTGACATCAGACTGGAATTGGAAGAAAGCCggtaagtgtgtgtgtttatctgtgtgggtatttatttagtcaagtttatcattttattttacattactggATTTTTTCACACAGAATTGTTGAGGATGACAGAAAGGGAAAAACTATTCTCCACACAGCTTACTTGAGTAAAGTGACTGAAAGACACCTTATTGCCACATTTACCTGCTTTGCACAAAACTTTCAAGGGAACACAACTGGTATATTGAGGCTTAAAAAGAAGAGTCCAGGTAAGagtttaaagtgtgtttcaaacaACACACTGAATTTGTACCTAGATGCTATATCTATACTGTGACTATTAAAGACTGTTACACAGTATGTATGTCTTAACGTTTAAAATCAAACCATTGCAAAAAACATTTAAGCTTTGTCATTGCAATAAATATCTTATAAAACATACTTATTGTATGATATTTCTCTTTTATAGTGAATGGACCCTTTCTAACATACATATTGTGTGGAATTATTTCGACAGTCGTTTTCATATTTGGTGGAAGTGCCTACATATATATTCACTGGATTGAAATAGTTTTGTTGTACAGAAATTATTTTCCATACGATGAAACCATAGGAGGTAAGTGCAGATTCATCTGTTTTGTGTTCAATCATACGTTCATCCCAAATTTTTAAGTATTTAAAAAGTATGTAAAACTATTTAGCCAGTCAAATTGCTTTAGTAAAATAATGTGTCCCTTACTGTCATGGGCTGTATTCATGCTGCATGTGTTTTATCACACCAACACTGGTTCACAGCATATTGAACTCTTGAATTTGTATTGTTTCAAAACTGGCCCCTGTGtttaatacaatgtaattttaataGTGGCATTGATAAAAGTCTCCCTCCAGCATTTACCTTTGCAAAAAAGGACCAAATAAAAGAAAAGCTACAGTTTATTTCCCTAACACAGTATCAATTAGTCATCCAGATGCAGAAGGCCCAGGCTGAGgccttgctttatttatttattatttatttcttagccgacgcccttatccagggcgacttacaattattacaagatatcacattatttttacatacaattacccatttatacagttaggtttttactggagcaatctaggtaaagtaccttgctcaagggtacagcagcagtgtcccccattggggattgaacccacgaccctctggtcaagagtccagagcccaattGACATATATGCTTGCAAGATATGTCAATTGGGTTTGGCAGGTGAAGCAACTGGCTCGACAGTTAGAACAGGTCGTTCATTGAGCTTCAGTCCTCTTGATCGTTGAGCGGGTTGTAACAGTGAGGAGACATTTAAATTGGGTCAAAATAGGGGATAACATCGATTTATAACACTACTAACCAGGTGtggtttgaagaaaaaaaataaaagtacaagaGGGATTGGCTCTACTACTGTAGGATATTAGATGTTTACTCCTTTCAACTTTACCTctaaggtgtttttttatttaaaatgtgcagtaaaaaaaaaaaaagtggtttccTCTTGGCCTTTAATAGCCactatgaactttttttttttttttttggttgcatgCGTCATTACTTATGGAAAAACATGTAACCATGGGGATTTTTTTACATTGATCCGAGATAGTGGTGTACATGAAATGACTACAAGTGAAATATCTTAATAACCCAGTTTCCTTTGCTGTCAAAAGGTTGTCTCAAAAGGTTACTTTGCTGCCCCCAGTTGTTTTTAAACTAAAGTTAAAATAAGTAGAATATAAAGTGTGccttatttaaaaaacagtttcaaTAATACCACACTTTTTAACCCATCAAAACACCTTTTAACCCATCAAGTCTTGTTAACTAACTCATCgggtaaataattttaaaaaaaaaaacatttaaggtagcttgtgtagaTTTTATCAAAGCATAGTGttattcaatttgtgtttgtTAATATGTTCTAAATCTGTTTGCTGTGGACCTTTTTGACCTCTCCTGTAAGATAAACtagcacacacactgagatatagcACCAGCACTTTGGAGATACAGCAGTTGAAATATTTAAACTACTTATCAGGGTACATTTTACAACCGTCTTTAACTACACTGTTAAAAATGACACTGTAATTGCCTATGTGGTTACATAGTAATtccattgtaaatacacaactaCAAGCAAATAGACACTTTTtgtaaattgttttcagttttaattatATAGTAAGCATCATTATGTATTTATAGTATAGGCTATAGTGCCAGTCGATTTAAGGGTTTACCTTGAACTAATGATTCAGCAGGTATTCTTCCACTGAGAaatgttttaggaaaatagtcctgaaAACGTTTGTGAAGTATCACTTACATATTTGGAGaagaaaacaaataactttttattaagcatgcaacttTTTACTTGTCAGAACTGCTTATAGtctatctggacagtgccagatttctgaatggagcaatattactgaattgtcggtgtctcggtttgttgtttttgaaagaTGCTGAGCACCAGTCGAGCTGagaggctgtgattggctgatttgcaGTTGGGGGttcaggactggttgctttccttggtgcaaagtattgataGGCTGGTTTTGGTGGCTAATATAATTGGTTTTGACCAATAGATGTGAACCAAGCTTTCATCACGGCAAGTCAACatgaaaaagccagcacttgcaCGGATTggttttaagtttgattcacagttggtgctgtgATGTTCCATCAGGCACCTATTTTctgatagaagcccgctagagctgAATGTTCTCATAATGGATAATGACCGCTGCAGGGGATATTTATGCtattataaaccaaacaaatgtgttttttgttttttcttaatataaaaacatttttaaaatgtgtatttttaaaatattttggaaAGGATCACTTAGGTTACCTGAAATGTATGTTTCCTTTTAAGGTGCGTTCCACCTGACATTGACTGCTTGACTCTGAACCTGATTTTTCTTCTACTTAttaattctgtattattattattattattattattattattattattattattattacatttcagaTGGGAAGGAATATGATGCCTTTATATCACATGCTAACCACTTCTCTTCTGAAGACATTTTGGAGTCAGAAGAGGGAGGTGGTGTTACAGAAGAGATGTTTGTGTTGAAGCTCCTCCCAGAGTTCTTGGAGCAGCAGTGCGGATACAAGTTATGCTTCCTTGAGAGGGATGTGCTACCAGGAGGAGGTGAGAATGTATTTCAAAATTTCACAGATGTGCAAACACTCCCACAGAAGAATATGCAGTATGAATGGGTCTTAGTGATAGCGTACAGTAGTTTTTGAAGTTAGCAATAGCAAACATTGGGTCTAATTCACTAAGAATGTACCTCTGAcagaagaaagaaaacaacagactgttaatgttacaaaacaagagagagagagagagtttatgGAGGagtatgttaaataaatattctaCTCCTAATATTGGATATTTGTATGTATTAGCATATTTTGGTTGCAACACACATAGTACATAGACGGTCTAACCTGACGTTTTTATTTGCATGGGTTTGAATTGAAAAGGTTTGCACTGAAACGTTTTAATTATAATAAGATACATTGGTCCCAGTTTCCCCAGAAAATACTGTCATTATAAAACATACCAGTGCTGTAGCTCATACTCAGATGGCGTTCTACTTGAATTCATTATGACTTGGTGGccattccttttaaaaatgatctTCAGGActacagaaaattaaaaaaaaatgttattcataTGCAGTTGTATGAAACTGCATTGGAATTCATATGAATtccagccattattttaaaatgttagttcTAATTCTTTTGTTTGACCTTTCAGCTTACACAGAAGACATTGTTTCATCTATCAAAAGAAGCAGAAGAGTGATTTATGTCCTCAGCCCAAGATACATAAGCAGTCCTTGCATTTTTGAACTGCAGACAGGAATCAATCACCTGTTGGTCGACAATCAATTTAAACTGATTCTGATCAAGTTCAGGCCATTGCCCGAAATGGATACCCTCCCTCATGTAGTCAAGAGGGCACTAAAGATTTTACCAGCAATGAAATGGAATGGTTCCAAATCTAATCATTCTGATTCTACATTTTGGAAGAATGTCAGGTATTACATGCcggtaaagaaaacaaaagtctCCAACGGTGAGATCCTGGATTGTGACGAGTCTCCAACATGTTTAGTGTGATACTTTTTACTGCAGTATTTTGTGACAGTTGTAAGTCTCCCTGTATAatggcgtctgcttagaaataaataataataatagtttctgtTCCACAGCCTGCAGAGATGGAGTGTGGATCTTTGTGAACAAAAAAGATTTAAAGTGGATTTGCAAAATGTATAGAGTCTGACAAGGTCCAAGACAGGTAAAGGCAGTATTGGCAtgcaaatctttaaaaaatgatCCCTAAATATTAGGTGGCTGGTGAGTGGACACAGACCAGAACCTTAATGGCAGTCACTCTTTGTAGCTCTGTGATCCAAGGTGGTTCTATGTTGTTAACCAGTGATTCATCAGCCACCAGGGGGTGTTCtttatctatatatactgtaagaACTGTCTCTGACTTGTGTACTGTATTAAGCTGCTTATCAGTTCAACAATGCTATTGGTCAAcataacagttttgttttgcttgctgtAATGGTCTGTATTTTGACAGCTGTAAAGGGACTGTCTTCTTGTTGAAATAAGCTCTCCTAACTTATTGCCCATGATAAACAGGCATGCCCATGgaaaatagtattattattattattattattattattattattattattattattattattattattattatttatttggcaggctgctttatccaaggcaacttacaggtgttgcagggcaatacagtattacaatgcaagattaacaAGAGTGCGCTATAGAGTGATCAATGTTTACTTGTTGTGTTATTTTACAATAAGTGAAACTATTGAATTTTACTGTTTATACATCAGGTTTGGGCACTAATGGGTTAAGtataaagatatatataaaatatttatatttgaatt
Encoded proteins:
- the LOC117407033 gene encoding interleukin-18 receptor accessory protein-like isoform X1 — its product is MWTEVYWQSKMKSISSRTPSAPVVLVGFQNAISPSHADGGRYQMSIQWTLLSFLTGMQPGGYIALAGDQFIMQCASLNQSVIYNDSESYQNKVAWFRHYQNGGQAQLVGNGHENVILKGNFLWFTKLETIHSGVYSCQIRDEKIYLTLAVKQKNKTHCQDYAHSTVDLLSGSGDSITCPMTCYSASGHLPVRWYKNGKPVKLNKNRPTLELENEKLVLKTVYITDAANYTCDLNYSENNTLWIVRRMLTVRVFGQETKRPPSILNLNGVKTIEAELGKSVTLECRVNFGFERNFTPTIKWLVNNNDNSTDIRLELEESRIVEDDRKGKTILHTAYLSKVTERHLIATFTCFAQNFQGNTTGILRLKKKSPVNGPFLTYILCGIISTVVFIFGGSAYIYIHWIEIVLLYRNYFPYDETIGDGKEYDAFISHANHFSSEDILESEEGGGVTEEMFVLKLLPEFLEQQCGYKLCFLERDVLPGGAYTEDIVSSIKRSRRVIYVLSPRYISSPCIFELQTGINHLLVDNQFKLILIKFRPLPEMDTLPHVVKRALKILPAMKWNGSKSNHSDSTFWKNVRYYMPVKKTKVSNACRDGVWIFVNKKDLKWICKMYRV
- the LOC117407033 gene encoding interleukin-18 receptor accessory protein-like isoform X3, translated to MWTEVYWVLSFILLLLPGVQVTFYKFQETEGFLTGMQPGGYIALAGDQFIMQCASLNQSVIYNDSESYQNKVAWFRHYQNGGQAQLVGNGHENVILKGNFLWFTKLETIHSGVYSCQIRDEKIYLTLAVKQKNKTHCQDYAHSTVDLLSGSGDSITCPMTCYSASGHLPVRWYKNGKPVKLNKNRPTLELENEKLVLKTVYITDAANYTCDLNYSENNTLWIVRRMLTVRVFGQETKRPPSILNLNGVKTIEAELGKSVTLECRVNFGFERNFTPTIKWLVNNNDNSTDIRLELEESRIVEDDRKGKTILHTAYLSKVTERHLIATFTCFAQNFQGNTTGILRLKKKSPVNGPFLTYILCGIISTVVFIFGGSAYIYIHWIEIVLLYRNYFPYDETIGDGKEYDAFISHANHFSSEDILESEEGGGVTEEMFVLKLLPEFLEQQCGYKLCFLERDVLPGGAYTEDIVSSIKRSRRVIYVLSPRYISSPCIFELQTGINHLLVDNQFKLILIKFRPLPEMDTLPHVVKRALKILPAMKWNGSKSNHSDSTFWKNVRYYMPVKKTKVSNACRDGVWIFVNKKDLKWICKMYRV
- the LOC117407033 gene encoding interleukin-18 receptor accessory protein-like isoform X2, whose amino-acid sequence is MKSISSRTPSAPVVLVGFQNAISPSHADGGRYQMSIQWTLLSFLTGMQPGGYIALAGDQFIMQCASLNQSVIYNDSESYQNKVAWFRHYQNGGQAQLVGNGHENVILKGNFLWFTKLETIHSGVYSCQIRDEKIYLTLAVKQKNKTHCQDYAHSTVDLLSGSGDSITCPMTCYSASGHLPVRWYKNGKPVKLNKNRPTLELENEKLVLKTVYITDAANYTCDLNYSENNTLWIVRRMLTVRVFGQETKRPPSILNLNGVKTIEAELGKSVTLECRVNFGFERNFTPTIKWLVNNNDNSTDIRLELEESRIVEDDRKGKTILHTAYLSKVTERHLIATFTCFAQNFQGNTTGILRLKKKSPVNGPFLTYILCGIISTVVFIFGGSAYIYIHWIEIVLLYRNYFPYDETIGDGKEYDAFISHANHFSSEDILESEEGGGVTEEMFVLKLLPEFLEQQCGYKLCFLERDVLPGGAYTEDIVSSIKRSRRVIYVLSPRYISSPCIFELQTGINHLLVDNQFKLILIKFRPLPEMDTLPHVVKRALKILPAMKWNGSKSNHSDSTFWKNVRYYMPVKKTKVSNACRDGVWIFVNKKDLKWICKMYRV